The nucleotide window ACGTGCTGCGTCTTAGcagaattttagaattccactaaaaccggacaggaccggctccagAGCACATACTGCGCAATTGTTCAAAAGAATACTTATAGAGTTTACCTTTTTTagatacttatagtaaaatcatgaaaatttctacgtttgggttttcggatacgatctttataactaaaatgttttcaaagatggccggttctaccggaagtcgactgtaactttgatattttaaatggaacatcctgtatattaatacatttttgaattctacataaaattttagtatacttttgtcttaaaacttttttcgaaaaatgcatactttttcaGTTATcaatcattttgtaaaaaatttgaccgttgcagacccttatacattatttttttacgagaatacccttaaagatatgaaaatggtttctgttcggtttcttttagcaaggtcagacgtattggaatctaagttgaaaaatttttcattttatacagggtgtgaataaaaagtgttcaaagtttaacttcataaatatcaaatttcttcatttttttgaatagaaccacccggtattatctattttaatgcgttcaggggtaaaaaataaggcaaattcatgtacaCTTTCCTATATCTAAACATTatcgttatccagatattaaatgttttctgtaaatttttagagatgtaggtgtggtctaaattttattcattagatATTAAATTGagatttaaatttgatttgattttttctacATACCTTggcaagataaaaaaaaaaaacttttttatttcttagtgcttgtatcaaccggtcaaaataaaatttggaccTCACCtgtatctctaaaaatttacacaaaacatttaatatctggataacggtaaggtttaggtataggaaagtatacatggatttgccttattttttacccctctacgcattaaaatagaaaaaacaggaggttctatttaaaaaaataaaaaaaattgatatttatgaagttaaactttgaacactttttatacataccctgtataaaatgaaaaatttttcagcaaagattcaaatacgtctgaccttgctaaaagcaaccgaacacaAACCATTTTCAAATCTTGGAGGGAataatcgtaaaaaaataatttataagggtcaaattttttacaaaaaaaattaataactcaaaaagtatgcgtttttcgaaaaaagttttcagacaaaagtatactaaaatttcacgtagatttcaaaaatgtattaatatacagggtgtttcattcaaaacaacaaagttacagtcgacttccggtagaaccggaagttggccatctttgaaaatattttagttaaaaagatcgtatccgaaaactcaaACGTAGAAACTTTCATGATTTTAATGTAAGTATTTTGCCAtctacagatagttttaactcgtcgtgggacaccctgtatataaagaGACACtgtattaacaataaattgaagAAGAGGTTTGTAATTATAACAGAAAGCTAGATCATAACTTGTGTCACGAACGAAGGTCGGCAgttctatgaaaaaaatatttttctatgaaattttcttagtgaaaacgtttaaaaaaatagaattgataTATACAAGTGTTTATGGACGCTTTAAATTCGtgtaaacattttaataataaattataattagtttGTCTCGTAATATcggttaatttaaaaaaatttaatgtgtGTTATTTCGCATAACGGATAAACAACAAAGCGTAATACCCCCATTAAGATTATTACGTAATCGTTTAACGCCATTGTCAATTGTTTGAAATTGCCCGGAATCGGTGAAGTGCCTGTCgtactaatttaaaaaaacacagAAACGGTAATTGACTGAATTACATGAAAACGCGTACATTTAAACAATGTTTTCCGTTAATTtatagtacaggtaaaatatgattaaatccgaaattaaattggacgcttctgattttctagattctcagatgttaggttaggttactgAATAAGCCTACGGGCACgggttttccaaattttggtacccgaataactcgaaaactaagaggaattggaaaaaaaatgtccgaataaaaaatgtagagcactaaattttctacaaaaaggcctcatttcatttttttactgagcaaaccccaaatatttttcagttttctatccaTCCTAGAGACAAGAtcgctttttttttaaacactctgtattagaaaacaaaaaatgaaatatttcttaagAGTACTagataatgtttataattcgatgaaaaattgtgttaaaatttatttagatcGAAGTGAGATTGACCTATTGAACAAACccattcaaaatattcaataaatcataCAGACAAGCCCAGTTTCGTCAAACAATACGATACTTATATTAATAATGCATAAAACGAGATGAAAGTTGTATAAGTAAAAAGACTAGAAGGAACAGGGTCGAACTCGGCTAATGAGCACGTTCCTATTCAAATTTCCATGTATtgtataacaaacaaaaatcgaaattagACAGCTACATTATATGTGCATAGAAATAGTCCTAACGATGAAGGGATTGCAAAATTaacatacagggtgtcccaTGTAAGAGCAGACGgagtagaaaaatatagaaaagtcCAAAATTTGACTCTATACCAAGTTATATCGCTAAGGAGTTATGAgatctaaattttcaaaattaatttctttgaaacCCTTCAATTTAAAAGTACCAAATTTGGTGTACAGTATGAGTATGTTAATGGTTTTAGGTAATGGTAAGTAGAAGGTAATCGAATCATTCTGGGGGGTTAATAATAAGATGGTGAGGACTATAACTATTGATcaaattatgtataataaggTGCGACGCATATAAATGTCTTCACCATCGTGGTGTATATGCTTATTTTTGTACCAAAAGCtaaattttagacaaaaattaaacaataaaaagaaacgcagaaaccaaaacaaaatttttttctgcttGGTGTTTTCATTGCGATTTGCAGACGATTTCGTTGCGTAATTAAGTCATAGGTAAAAATTACTGATAATGAATTAACTTGTACTCATCCTGAAATGAGGGAATTAGCAGGAATTGTCGGAAAAATCGAAAGATCCGGAAACTTTGACAACTTAGAACATAGAAGAAAAGTCGCTGACCAGACCTAGTGCAGAATTTGTAAGACACCCGAATGCCCAGAACGACAATCGCTTCTTTGGAAAAGTGCAAGCCTGTGAAATCAGCAATCAAGACACTACAACCTAGAGaagttcaaaatcaatatccacaggcatttccacacggcaggcaccactcAAACTACTAAAATGTAAAAGGATTTGTCCTCTTGCGCTTggtttttacatataaaaacgTCCTGATATATGATTTGTCATTCTTGGCGCTTATTAGCGAGGTGTCAGATATCTAATCAAGCGTGAATTTCAAATTTGCCAAATGCAACTtcgtataaaaattaattgccCCTAATTTTGAGCTCCCCTATATACTACTCTGTGTTGTAAACTACGAGATATTGGTTAGTTTACCATTGGCACAACCTCTCAAAATCAGTTTACTTGAAGGTTTATCGACAGTGTTTTCCAACAAACAGCGGTTTATAATGAGATTTTTATTTCTCAGGAGAAAAATCAATGCACGAAAAGGTTTACGAGTTTTTAACCACGATGAAAGTTTCAAGTATctttaaacaattcaaatagcactcgtataacaacaagttcactattaaaaatgtcaaacttaatGACGTCaatgacatattcacatcagtgttgtcatatcttaAAACCTGAgtatcaaccctcgtataaacgatttatttaacaaaaaaaaatcgttattatATTGGTAAAATCAATAACTAtcatagaataataaaaatacgaaataaaacaaattaaataaatcaattttagatTGACCTTGATATTCTGTGACGATATTTAAAGGTTAATGACCTTAACCGTCGTTCCTCGTAGTTTTTTATTGTCCTGAGTGAACCAGAGTGTTTACAACTATCAAATGTGCAAGGGTGAGGATGTCACATATTTCCCTTTTGACGACCAGATGGCtcaaaaacaatgtaaacaagTAATTTGCAACTTACATTAATTTCTTGAACCAGTTATGACCTTAAGACGTACAGATTTGTTAAAAACGTACGGGTTCTTCTTATCGGAAGTACGGCCCTGGTTTTCGTACAAGAAATGTGCAATCTACTCCAACAAGTAGGTCAAGCAAAGGTAGATCGAGTTGAGATGGAGATTTAAAACacaaacatatatatatatatatatatatatatatatatatatatatatatatatatatatatatatatatatatatatatatatacgccATTACGATCAGCTGTAGATAAATGGGCGAGAACGGATGCTAATTTAAACGAATGAATGATTTCGAGGaagtatttgaaattataaaatcgttgacattaaaaatttataattattgtattttaacTTAGCCGTcctgtatttcatttatttaggccatattttctttcaaatgatcTACTTGGCGTACGTCTTAATTGTTATGAACCACCCTATAGTGTTTTTATGCAGTAAATTTATCTGCATAGTTGATCagagaaattttgaaagttcTCCAATACCAAGTTTAATaatcgttttattgaaaaattactaaattatgTACAAATTTCTCTTCTAATTATTGTACTTTCAATTAGTCAGATACTTTCTTGATGTTACATCATATTTTGTGCATATTTgaagacaattatttttattacgaaATTCAAATAGAGTAATAATTCGTTTAAGCAATTTTTTAacccaccctgtataatatatactttttataaattgtttatatcgAACCGGATATGAGAACAAAGAAGCAATAAACAGGGTTATGTACTTGTATGGTATATAGTTGAATTGTgggaaaatattattcattcacGTTTCTCATTTTAAATGTTAAGGTGAAAATTACTATTAGAGAATGTTCAACGGTAATTTATTTAGTCCAATCgtgaaatacaagaaaaaaaatgttgggaTTACTATGCAAATGCCTCCTGTGAGGATTGAACTCACGACCCCTGGTTTACAAGACCAGTGCTCTGCCACTGAGCTAAAGAGGCGAcaatttacattatttaaagCACATATTCAAAACATATCCagacaaaacattttttttttttaataaaaataaaatatatttaaacatacttgttttgaaaaaaatcgtgtTAATGCTTTTAaatcttcttaattttaggtatcttctgtctattttcataaagactGTTAAGTCGAGacgtcaattttttaacaatctctaaaaaattatttaaaaaaaaacataagagACCTaatatcaagaacatttagaagcattaatatatcaaaaggtctaagaaatttatacgagggttgttgaatatgtcaaatctgacattgccaacataaatttgacatttttaatagtaaacgtactcagaacgtgttgtcatacgagggCTATTTGCGTTGTTTGCAGAATTGGAGGATTGATATGAATTAAACTCTATTATCTATTCAGAAATTGAAGATGAAGAGGTCTAAAccagttttaaaaatatcgatcAGAATCAAGTCAAGTTTGCAACAAGAACAAAATAATCTaagatgagaaaaaaatcattttcttatataaatataataaaaatattgcgTTTGCCTCCTGTGAGGATTGAACTCACGACCCCTGGTTTACGAGACCAGTGCTCTACCACTGAGCTAAAGAGGCACTTGCGTGGGCAAAGTGAAAATGACGATGTGCAACGATTACGAtgtttacaataataaaattatctcattaagtggtatttatatttaaatcgtatatacaaaaatatgaaaattggcTTAAtacaacataaatattaattcattaattgtCTACTCATATTTGTAATATGTCGCAATGTGTAtatctaattttgttttcattccaTATAAAGAACTGTCAAACACGTACGCACATCATTTTCAAACTTATATAGCGGTTGCAACTAATATAAACACAATGAATTTACATTAAGTTTAATTAGATTTAAAATAGACAATATTGTATTACGcgtaaaattaattgaaaaacatgaatatcattgaataaactaaaaattttataattgatataaaaaaattttaggttataaagAACGTCTTATAACCATAGAGCTAATATTGAAAGTAGAGAGATCTTGTGATCTCGAACTGCTCATAGGTATCTctctattctattctaattGGAAAACCATGACGTAGAAATGCCAAGTGTATAAACGGCAAAACAGAAGATTAACAAGTTTCAATGGCGGGTAGAAAGAGATAGAGAGTGGTAAACCAATACTATTTCTCCATTTTCCAATAATACACGCCCACTTACATTCCGCcctctctatctttaatataaaCTCTATGCTTATAACAATTATCCATAATTATCCAATATGCGTCAGATACaagtaataaatatgataataggtgaaagatagataaattaTACAATGTgtattgtaacattttttaaattctatttgaTATAAATGCTTTTCTAATGCTATGTACTCAATAAAATACGGaaaatttaatcataaattAGCGATACTAATTTGAGAAGTTTATTAGGTTCGCAAAGACGTGAAAACCGGGTCACTTCTTTTCTCGGGTAATTGAGACTAGAAATAAACGTTTCTCGATGAATTTGAAGAATACAGTGAGactttgtataaataaataaacaaaaacaagaGTTGATATATACCATTTGAATGAATAATCTTCTGTTAGTCGATATTATTGGATTTATCATATGCGATGTTGTCAAGTTCAACTTTATTTCAGATATTGtaggaaataaatatttgttgacCAAATAGTAGTTATAAAATTgatcaattattgtttttaaatgttatataaGTAAAAACAGTCCAATAGTATGGAAAAGTGTATACAAAACATTTCCTAAGTTGTACAACTTATGCTGGAACTTAGACGAAGGAGCTGGTACGTGAATACCACGTACGTGAATTTATAAACAGTgggaattatattttattaacttcaaaaaataattttactgtaCCACTTGGGTGATACATGGCTGTATCGTTCCTAAAACGTGATGGCCACCCAGTTTTTGCTATGGCATCACAACGTTTATATTGcctatattttttgttcgttgtttttaattgaatcactctgtataattaGTTTCAATTAATAGTAATATCAACcgtgaaaatttaattaacgCGTTCTTAAATTACATCATATttattgcgttaaaaaatgtatcttctaaaattactttataaacatattttttgtgaaatcaGACATTTGTTAACATCCTTGTTAATTATAAGAAATCTTGTACGATACACGAGGTCGTTGCGTAATCTATtataaatcgatattttaatCGAATAACTAAGCATTAATATCTAGTTGTGtaagaatcgtttttttttaaaaaatcgccTATTTCCTTGTAACTAAATCATAAGTATAGAGGTGGGACTCTATTTAGACATTTACATGTTACAAAATAACTGTTATTCCAAACAATACAGCACGTTCAAATCGTTACAGATACTTTGTATTTATCCTGAATTGATATATCCTTGGCCCGTACCAGGAATTGCGTTATGGTTAGGATTGGTTCAAGACGTATTAATACCTGTCGGATTAGGGATAGTAGATTCCAGATTTTGTAGATGGGTTTCTAGCGTTTACAGATGCTCTGGATCGAACGTAGAGGAAAAACTTCCCCACGGtaagcaaaatataaaaataacaattatttaatcCAAAATTTGGTGTGCTCGTAACAACAATTTTCCAAGTAAACACTAaagataattgataaaatcaaaCATTTGATGTACGAGGGCTATCCAGAATGTTCAAAAAGTAAAGTTGATTGCAATGGCTGGACGCCGACTGATACGCCATGTACGCAGAGACAAAACTAAGAAAAGGTAGGGAACTATAAGAAGAAGTACTCTACCAACATCTACATGGTGGATATCGCTTGAACATACTATGTTTTGATGGCCTTCAACGACGATTACATCGACATATCCACCAGGAACACCCAACCAAGTATTGTAATACTTAAAGAAGTCGTGTAACGAATCGAAGAAGAGGTAACCGAAGCAGTGATGTTTACAAATATACCAGAAGATAATTTGGATATTAAGGGAGAAGAAATAGTAAGAATTCAACATGGAGCAGGGATTGTCATTCAAGGACTTGGTCAACTACGTAGTGGATAAGACGAGAAAGGGAAAAGGGCGACTCGGAAGACCCAAGCTGAAGATGAATAACAAGCTCTTCATCATCAAAGACACCCTTATCCCCTATATATATTGGGGATACAATGTCAAGAATGTGTAGGAAACTCTTAGTCCAATGGAACTTGATGTAATCAATGGACACCCCTGGACATATCAAGACCTAGCAGATTTACCATGATATACCAGGACAACATTGGAggataatattcaaaaagacGAAGACGTACCACAACATCCAGTCGTGAAAATACTTGGAGATACACTGTTGAGAGATCTCTCCAGAAGCTCTTAGTTAGTAGAACTTGATATAATCATTGAGGAACTCATGGTGCATCAAAACCTAGAAGATTAACTCAGACCTACTAGAAGAAGATACAAGAAAACGTAGCCCAACATCCAATCAAGAAAACAGCTGAACCCCAACCAGCTGTAGAACAAAAAGACAAAGAAAGGAGGGAAACCACTTATTAGAGGATCTGCGAAACCGTAACAGTTGATAGGAACTCGAATAGGTGCAGCTTTAGCAAACGAAtccaatatttaaaataatttttagtaaaactTCTTGAGTAACCCAGGTATTTACATCTTTGAAACCTCAAATACCAGTCGTTTGATCTGTAGTTTTGTGACGTTAGACTTTTTGAGTCGCCCTCGTATTCACAAAATGGGCTATTGTTTTTCGAACTTCGAATAccgtaattttgaaaataaatcgttACCTTGTCTACTAGATTTGTCAGAAATATGTAGAttacgttttttgttttattataatttcagttGGATTGGTAGGAAAATTTAGGACATTCGGTATAGCCAGTCCACCTCAAAGCTTAGAACTACCGACTTCGGAAAGAAATTTACCAGTTTTCCAAGCCGTCGAACATAGATTTCCGATAACGAACGGGTCCTTGTATACAAGTATCGACGGCAGACTCCCCGTTATTCACAATTACAGAAGAAACAGGGATAACAGAAGATGTAAACGATTTTAtcactttaaattttttaaatataaaattattttatgtttttaacaGGTACGAAAGGAGATAAACACCAAGCGAACGTGGCTTTTCACACTTCCCTGCTAAGCAACCGTCACGATTTTATCGAGAATCCTCAAAAATTTCAATCCTGCGGTAATTGCGAGACCGATCTCTGTCCTAGTCATTCGAATCTACACCATCTGAGTACTAGTTACATAAACAAACAACTCAATCAACTGAACCAATTCAAACCAATAGAAAACCGTCAAATAAATCCTAATAATCATCTAACACCaatcaattcacagaattcgGCGCGCTACGATTCGAATCAGTTCGTTCAGAATCGCGATACTCGTAGAGAAAGAATCAGTCACAGCGAAGAATCGATTCATACGGCTGCTAATAATGAATACACGTTTCATAAAAATTCCGATTTTAACGGAAATTTACACGATAATAAACAAGATGTAAGAAATTCCACAAATCTATTTAGAGTTAATAATATGAGATTGAGTAGAAGCGAGGATAGTTTAAATGATCTGGATATCAAACAAATCAGTAAGTAATGAAATTTGTTGTCGTTTTTAATAAAGTGTGTACATTGTTGCCAGATTTCATATAATTCATCTAATTACATTAATCTTAATATTTGATTGAATCTATCTCATAAATCCAATCAGGTAGGCATCAGTACTGCATCGCCTGGGGCACGACGCCGTCACGTGTTTTAAACGAGTAGTAATCAGCGCAAGCGCGGCATCTGCCTATAATTACAAGGTCACGCGATCAGAGATAATTTGCAGCGATTTTGGCGTaataattactttgtttttCGCTTATTGTAATCACTTGTGAATCGTTTTTCATGGTTGAAATTCTATATCGATAAAGTGTTTTTTATATACCGGGTGCTTTACTATAAATGATCGCGTGGTATGACAATGTTGTCGCGTATCAAAAATATCGCTGATGTCGacaactaaattttatttattcattttttaatagattgCAATTAAATATTCCGTAGATTCCATTTTTATTCTAAACAATTCTATTTGCAACTTCTAAATGTAGAAGGATTCGTGTTTTGCcacaaaataggcttcagtttcatcAGTTGCTTCTTCATTTGCGCTGATTTTTTTACTGCGCGAGCATTTTTTTGCGAGTAGTCACTGGAagtcagatctggactatacgatgGACGAAAAAGCTATTTTAAGtgtaatttgttaaatttaaccatagttgccatcgacttgtgaatcggtgcgttgtcttggtgaaacagtggttcaGCAATAGTCAATAACATTGTTTGAAACCACTGTTTCGAGCGCTTCTCTTATTGGAGCCGCCATTAATTTCTTAACCAACGACCGCTCGTGCCCAGGCTTTCCTGTACAGAGACTTATCTTATTTTATCTTAATACTAATTGTACTTTGTGTTTTTTGTCcagataattttcttcatttcaacTCATCCCAAACCAAACAAAtagaaactaaacaacaatcatcaaacattaatcaaaattctatgaaaattgaTGTTGTCGACAAAAATGATAACTACAGTTCCGACGATGATTATATAACAGATATTAACGAAAATTTCGACTCGATGAGTTCTAAGAGTTGTTTTTCCATCACCACGGAAGCAAATTGCGATTTCGACTTCTTCCAGAGCGGTCATCAGGAAGAACGtaaagaaaacaaagaacaaaatgaatatttcgttataaataacattaataatagACCGGTGATGACTTCTTATAGAACTGGAACTGAAAAAGACACCCCTAAAAACGATTTCAGGATAACAAGATCGAACTCAAAAAGGTTAGCTAAGAAATTATATCGAAATTTGTGAATTTACtttggataattattttttagatcttTGGAAGGTTTTCAAGCTTACATCGAATCTGAAGAGAACTTGAGGAACAACTTTTCTCTACAAAGATCTAATTCGTATATGACTTTAGAAGATCGTTGTAAAATCCGTTGGAACGACAGGTTTTTGAGAAGTAGTTGTAAGGAGTCTGGTTGTTCATCATTCCAAGTAGTGAGGCAAAAAGTTAAATCTGAAGAGTATTTGCCTAATACAACTACTGTGTATATCGAAGATTCCTCTGGGTGTTTCGATAAGATTTGTGATGAAAAATGCGGTGAAAAGTGTATCCATAGCATACcagatttcaaaaaagtatttatttcagaatatatttgaatttatgtataAGTTACGTTGAAGTTACATATACTGtttgttgtaaataaaaaattattataatgtcttcttaaaaacgtttttttatttcactacCACTACTGTTGAgatattaaagaataaaaaaagccagtatataatcaaataaatgcaaaaaatactattttcacTTATATTGCAGTTGAGCCcgaatttttgatcaaattcaatttaaaaatacccATTTGTGACGGATTAAATTGAGAGAAGCTAATAGTTTAGAATAgctaatttttgacaaattatacTGAATAGTTAAAACGTTGAAAATCCTATTTGAGATCAAAATATGAATCATACGATTATATTACAATGTTCCAGGAAGTATATATCCTCGATCAacacataaataataaatctataCGCTTTCAACATTTCATTTAATCACTTCATTACTACAGATGTTTTTAATGCAAACGTTCAGAataagttcttcttctttttggaattaaaaaggACTTAGCTGCAACGGTCATTCATTCgaccaaattaaatttatatagatTCAACTTTGTTGCCgtactatatttttttccagttatcgatataatattaaatataatataacctaaaaaaatgtccttcaatattttattaatactgAAATAGAATGATGTAATAATCTATTtcggaaataaaaataactgtaattAGCAGTACACAATAATCCAAGTCAAGttcgaaaatatattaaggTTACAATTACTTGATGAGGCATTGTGACTGAATGTTCTATCATCTTATATATCTTACACAATTATATATTAACACCAAGaagtaacaacaaaaaaaccATCTGATTTTGTCAATAATAAATCTTGCAACACTGAAAAACATAGAATGTAATTTCTCCTGACAGGCGAGTAAACTGTTTTTCCGTAATTTGtctatataaaaaagaagaataacatAACACAAATATGACAAGAATAATCTGATTTTACTATCAAATTATACAATGAATTGCGAGTAGTTAACttaagtaaaaaatgaaaaatctttatttgtatttaactGATGGGACATATCATTACGGAGTGTAcgtaataaaaagaaatagtatttccgaaaacggtacaaaCATTCCAAACAACAATACTAAACAAATAGAAATAGATAGTACGTTTTGGTACTATTTATACAAAGAATTACTTCTCAGTTATTGGtatcgatttcattttatctattgcTGGTCAATAAATACAAACAACAAcgtaattatatatttatcacCGACAAAATACGATTTAATAGATTATAAATGGAATGATAGAATGTACTACTTAATTAGAGAAAGATGTGAATTAGATCATACGTTATCGTGGTTATCAACTTTAGGAGGAGCTTTTTCAGCACTAGGTAAGTCCAATAACAACTTAAAACAACATTTCAATTACATGTTACAAAGAT belongs to Diorhabda carinulata isolate Delta chromosome X, icDioCari1.1, whole genome shotgun sequence and includes:
- the LOC130900624 gene encoding uncharacterized protein LOC130900624 yields the protein MIQFTTEQLITITALPTITILLIWTLVIFHKNRKKWGPYDIPIVCILVLSIIRNLSILCYLLINTLSEPSIITLEYCSIVVWMFNSIHTFQASSLTTVAIIGLFSMKLYRKDQNINIFLTPTHIIYHLFCLTTLCACVGVAAILAQTDKETRVTRTVFECKFMPFDLDIKFNIFIMVLHMFLSVISFTSFFIICYNFYRFRENNFEYIKKSNSDLSQLSLGNDEKNYYDTYTIQRGQNEGNNYFCGNRDVNWNSDLSTTVSSTNSKRPCLDRSLKGGKRTEENRTGLETIHPVLIVCYLFYHLPIIILCIYPELIYPWPVPGIALWLGLVQDVLIPVGLGIVDSRFCRWVSSVYRCSGSNVEEKLPHVGLVGKFRTFGIASPPQSLELPTSERNLPVFQAVEHRFPITNGSLYTSIDGRLPVIHNYRRNRDNRRCTKGDKHQANVAFHTSLLSNRHDFIENPQKFQSCGNCETDLCPSHSNLHHLSTSYINKQLNQLNQFKPIENRQINPNNHLTPINSQNSARYDSNQFVQNRDTRRERISHSEESIHTAANNEYTFHKNSDFNGNLHDNKQDVRNSTNLFRVNNMRLSRSEDSLNDLDIKQINNFLHFNSSQTKQIETKQQSSNINQNSMKIDVVDKNDNYSSDDDYITDINENFDSMSSKSCFSITTEANCDFDFFQSGHQEERKENKEQNEYFVINNINNRPVMTSYRTGTEKDTPKNDFRITRSNSKRSLEGFQAYIESEENLRNNFSLQRSNSYMTLEDRCKIRWNDRFLRSSCKESGCSSFQVVRQKVKSEEYLPNTTTVYIEDSSGCFDKICDEKCGEKCIHSIPDFKKVFISEYI
- the LOC130902782 gene encoding uncharacterized protein F58A4.6, whose translation is MKNLYLYLTDGTYHYGVYVIKRNSISENGTNIPNNNTKQIEIDSTFWYYLYKELLLSYWYRFHFIYCWSINTNNNVIIYLSPTKYDLIDYKWNDRMYYLIRERCELDHTLSWLSTLGGAFSALGDYFPNCADTAGKISFHQLKLALRLGDPSIASRCRLYLSLSLIQKKKYKQARRIIEREYDYAKKFKEIDFRLMNMCKGIWSKLQYEYSVFKENKKYVE